The Nitrosopumilus sp. b3 sequence CGACTTTAACAAATGTTGGTATCACAGGAAACGGACGTGCATTTGAATATCTGCTAACAGTATTAGGTGCATCTGAACTAAAAGAAGAGCAAGATTTAGCCTCAAAAATCAAAAAAGAACTCGACACTACAATCAAATCGTTTGTTAGAAGAGCAGATGACAAATATGGAAAAGCATTTCAAAAATATCTCAAAGACATCAAAATAAAATCAAAAGTAATTACGAAAAAACAGATAAAATCAAAGCCCACTGTTGGAACATTTACAAAACTTGTTGATAATGAACCAGAAAAAAATGCAATTGATAAAATTATCACCAGTATTATTTATGAGCAATCCCCAAGCACGTCCTATCAGAGCATACTATCACAAGTAAAGAAAATTTCAATTCAAGAAAAAAATAAAATAATCAGTGATTTTTCAAAATTAAGAAAAAACAGGCGACACAGACCATCGAGGGCCTTTGAATCGGTATATTACACATTTGATTTGTGTAATAATTTTGGAATGTTTCGAGATTTTCACAGACATAGAGCTTTAACACTTGAGAGGCAGCTTCTTACCACAGATCACGGATACAGCATTCCTAATGAAATTAAAATTCTTGGAATTGAAAAAGATTTCAAGGATTGCATGCAAAATACAAAAAATACTTTTGATAAAATTCGAACAACGTATCCTGAACAAGCACAATATGTTGTAAACTTTGCATACAACTATCAATATTATATGAAATTCAATCTTCGTGAAGCTTGTCATTTAATTGAATTACGAACGGTACCACAAGGGCATATTGATTACCGACGTGTTGCACAACAAATGTTTCATGAGATTAACAGAGTTCATCCAGTTTTAAGTAAAATTATGAATTTTGTAGATTTAAAGGAGTATGATTTGGAGAGATTTGAATCAGAAAAAAGGACTGAGGAAAAAAGAAAGAAGATGAAAAAATAAGACAATCTACAAATATTGAAAAGTTCTAATTAAATCATGACAGAGAAGATTTCTGAAAATCCTCAAGAGTGGAAAGAGAAATTGACTCCAGATCAATTTGAAATTTGTGTCAATCATGGAACGGAACCTCCATTTTCTGGAAAATACAACAACACAAAACTTGAAGGTTATTTCAAGTGTGTTTGCTGTGGAGAGGAGTTATTTTCGTCAGATGCAAAGTTTGACTCAGGCTCTGGTTGGCCAAGTTTTTGGGAGCCAGTTTCTGAAGAAAAAATAGAATATGTTTCTGATACTGCATATGGAATGATAAGAACTGAAGTAAATTGTAAAAAGTGCGGTGCTCATCTAGGACATGTCTTCGATGATGGTCCCAAGCCTACTAATCAGAGATACTGCATTAACTCAATTTCATTGCAGCATGAAAAAGACCAAGAATAACCCACACTAAGAAAGTGTGTTTTTTGAACAAACAAGAAATTATGAATGGATTTTCTCATGAAAAAATATGAGCAATACAAAATGTGATCATTATTGGTCTCAGAATGGATCGTATTTTTGTATTCATTGTGGCACAGACATCAATAAAATAACAAATCAACATTCTTGAGTATAATTTATTAAAAATCCATCTAGCCTCAAAATTCATTAAAAACAAAAAGGATTTGACTAAGAATATTTATGAAAGCACTAAAGCAATCCAGTCTATGATACAAATGTTAACAAATAGACATTTTCAAAATAATGATTTACCACATAATGTTAGAAAAATAATTTCAAATACGAATGGCCACATGAGTTTGGCATTCAGGGATGAATTGATTTGAGAATAATCCTATGCGGATTTGGCGTTGTAGGTCAAAGTCTTGTAAAATTATTTGAGTCAAGATCAGATGATCTCTATTCAAAATACGGGTTAAAGCCAAGAGTAGTAGGGGTTTTTGATAGTAAAGGAAGTACAGTTGATTCATCAGGATTAGATTTCAACAAACTCATCGAAGTTAAGAAAAAATTTGGCACAGTGAAAAACTATTCAGATAAAAAAAATTCAATGACAGGAGTTGAAATGCTAAAAAATATCGATGCCGATGTTCTAATAGAGACTACTGCCAGTAATTACAAAGATGCAGAACCAGGAATGACTCACATTACTACTGCAATGAAAAAACGGATGCATGTGATTTCGGTAAATAAAGGTCCGCTGGCATTGGCATTTCCATCCCTAATGGAGCTTGCAACATACAATCAAGTGATGTTCAAATTTAGCGGTACTGTTGGTGGCGGAACTCCAATTTTAGATTATGCAAAAAACAGTTTGAGTGGAGAAAGAATAACATCATTTGCAGGAATTCTCAATGGAACTACAAATTACATTTTATCAAACATGTCAACAGGTCTATCATTTGATGATGCCCTAAAGGATGCCAAAAATAAAGGGTATGTCGAAGCTGATGAATCACTAGATTTGGACGGATTAGACGCTGCTGCAAAATTAGTAATTCTTGCAAATTGGATAATGGGAATGAAAGTAACACTTCCAGACATTGATTGTACGGGA is a genomic window containing:
- a CDS encoding FAD-dependent thymidylate synthase; amino-acid sequence: MSEFSDSEKKILSNHFSNTEGNVFAIITPRQVDRGALMSRYSRTDKSMRRIFLDEFLKNKNRGEEFYNRVLLEYGDDSVAELGEAQIAIEGLSNIAVKKIEDRRIGLSYLEKSSRYVAWNKKEKGKYRFYRDSEITKSKFADMYEDTCNFSFDVYSKNIEPMINYVREKYPIEKYSFKDSTDGKEKTFSKLKNESDIKSANMIYKGSTKAKALDILRGLLPASTLTNVGITGNGRAFEYLLTVLGASELKEEQDLASKIKKELDTTIKSFVRRADDKYGKAFQKYLKDIKIKSKVITKKQIKSKPTVGTFTKLVDNEPEKNAIDKIITSIIYEQSPSTSYQSILSQVKKISIQEKNKIISDFSKLRKNRRHRPSRAFESVYYTFDLCNNFGMFRDFHRHRALTLERQLLTTDHGYSIPNEIKILGIEKDFKDCMQNTKNTFDKIRTTYPEQAQYVVNFAYNYQYYMKFNLREACHLIELRTVPQGHIDYRRVAQQMFHEINRVHPVLSKIMNFVDLKEYDLERFESEKRTEEKRKKMKK
- the msrB gene encoding peptide-methionine (R)-S-oxide reductase MsrB, translated to MTEKISENPQEWKEKLTPDQFEICVNHGTEPPFSGKYNNTKLEGYFKCVCCGEELFSSDAKFDSGSGWPSFWEPVSEEKIEYVSDTAYGMIRTEVNCKKCGAHLGHVFDDGPKPTNQRYCINSISLQHEKDQE
- a CDS encoding homoserine dehydrogenase, which produces MRIILCGFGVVGQSLVKLFESRSDDLYSKYGLKPRVVGVFDSKGSTVDSSGLDFNKLIEVKKKFGTVKNYSDKKNSMTGVEMLKNIDADVLIETTASNYKDAEPGMTHITTAMKKRMHVISVNKGPLALAFPSLMELATYNQVMFKFSGTVGGGTPILDYAKNSLSGERITSFAGILNGTTNYILSNMSTGLSFDDALKDAKNKGYVEADESLDLDGLDAAAKLVILANWIMGMKVTLPDIDCTGIRKVTTDDIKKAEKNNCSVKLIASCNKKLVVGPKEISNEDPLCVNGTLNAIAFTSEHSGTQTIIGRGAGGMETASSILRDLLDIRQEISRN